A single region of the Gossypium arboreum isolate Shixiya-1 chromosome 12, ASM2569848v2, whole genome shotgun sequence genome encodes:
- the LOC108479571 gene encoding LOW QUALITY PROTEIN: leucine-rich repeat receptor-like serine/threonine-protein kinase BAM3 (The sequence of the model RefSeq protein was modified relative to this genomic sequence to represent the inferred CDS: inserted 2 bases in 1 codon), with translation MVPLVVLTLFSLLSTTCSTSLVNDFHVLVKLKKGFQFPEPLLSSWISSNPSSVCSWAGIECAWGRVVSLNLTDMNMCGSVSPQISRLDRLTNLSLAGNNFTGSIEMANLSDLRFLNISNNQFNGHLDWNYASISNLEVLDAYNNNFTALLPLGIVGLKRLKYLDLGGNYFYGKIPPSYGTLVGLEYLSLAGNDLEGKIPGELGKLIKLREIYLGYYNVFEGSIPLELGNLVNLVHMDLSSCELEGPIPQELGXLLDTLYLHLNQLSGPIPKQLGNLTNLVNLDLSHNALTGEIPSELVNLKQLRLFNLFMNRLHGSIPDYVADLPNLETLGLWMNNFTGVIPENLGQNGKLQLLDLSSNKLTGTIPRDLCASNQLRVLVLMKNFLFGTIPEGLERCYSLSRVRLGQNYLNGSIPKGFIYLPELNLVELQNNYLTGILSENRNSSLKPVKLGQLNLSNNLLSGPLPYSFSNFTSLEILLLGGNQFSGPISASLGELRQVLKLDLSRNLLSGIIPPVIGNCVHLTYLDMSRNNLSGSIPPEISNVHILSYLNVSRNHFSQAIPRSIGSMKSLTVADFSFNDFSGELPESGQFAVFNASSFAGNPRLCGSLLKNPCNFSAITRTPRKAPRNFKLIFTLGLLICSLIFATAAIIKAKPFKKNGTDSWKMTTFQKLEFTAADILECIKDGNVIGRGGAGIVYHGKMPNGTEIAVKKLLGFGTSNHDHGFRAEIQTLGNIRHRNIVRLLVFCSNKETNLLVYEYMSNGSLGEVLHGKNGAFLGWNLRCKIAAEAAKGLCYLHHDCSPLIVHRDVKSNNILLNSTFEAHVADFGLAKFLIDGAASECMSAIAGSYGYIAPEYAYTLRVDEKSDVYSFGVVLLELITGRRPVGGFSEGVDIVQWVKGVTKCRREVIGIVDPRLTSVPKDEAILLLFIAMLCVQENSIERPTMREVVQMLSEFPRHSLKYQSSSSFIQYQQKNLEENQKS, from the exons ATGGTCCCTCTCGTTGTTTTGACACTCTTCTCTCTTCTAAGCACCACTTGTTCAACTTCATTAGTTAATGACTTTCATGTCTTGGTCAAGCTCAAGAAAGGGTTTCAGTTCCCTGAACCTCTCTTAAGCTCGTGGATTTCTTCAAACCCAAGTTCCGTTTGTTCTTGGGCTGGAATAGAATGCGCCTGGGGGCGAGTTGTTTCATTGAACTTGACAGATATGAATATGTGCGGCTCTGTTTCACCTCAGATTTCGAGACTTGATAGGCTAACCAACCTCTCTCTTGCAGGTAACAACTTCACTGGCAGCATTGAGATGGCAAATTTAAGTGACCTTCGATTTCTTAACATTTCAAACAACCAGTTCAATGGTCACCTGGATTGGAACTATGCAAGTATCAGCAATCTGGAAGTACTTGATGCTTATAATAATAACTTCACTGCTTTACTGCCACTTGGGATTGTTGGCTTGAAGAGGCTCAAGTACTTGGACCTTGGTGGAAATTATTTCTATGGCAAAATTCCACCAAGCTATGGAACACTAGTGGGATTGGAGTATCTTTCGTTAGCCGGAAATGATCTTGAGGGAAAAATCCCTGGTGAGTTAGGCAAGCTCATAAAGCTGAGAGAGATTTACTTGGGGTATTACAATGTTTTCGAAGGCAGTATCCCTTTGGAGTTGGGTAATTTGgtaaatttagttcacatggaTCTCTCAAGTTGTGAACTGGAAGGTCCAATTCCTCAGGAGTTGGG GTTGCTTGATACTCTGTATCTGCATCTCAATCAACTCTCCGGTCCAATTCCTAAGCAGTTAGGCAACTTGACAAACTTGGTGAATCTTGATCTCTCCCACAATGCACTCACTGGAGAAATCCCATCTGAGTTGGTCAATCTTAAGCAGCTTAGGCTTTTCAATCTCTTTATGAACAGATTACATGGGTCTATTCCAGACTATGTAGCCGACTTGCCTAATTTGGAAACTCTGGGCCTTTGGATGAACAACTTTACTGGTGTGATACCCGAGAATCTTGGTCAAAATGGGAAGCTGCAATTGCTCGATTTGTCCTCCAACAAGCTAACCGGTACGATCCCACGAGACTTGTGTGCTTCAAATCAGTTAAGGGTATTAGTTCTCATGAAAAATTTCCTTTTTGGGACCATTCCTGAAGGCCTGGAGAGATGTTATAGTCTCAGTAGAGTAAGGCTGGGGCAGAATTACTTGAATGGTAGTATTCCAAAAGGATTCATCTACCTGCCTGAGCTAAACTTAGTAGAGTTGCAGAACAATTACCTTACGGGAATATTATCCGAAAATAGGAATAGCTCCTTGAAACCTGTTAAGCTAGGCCAGCTTAATTTGTCAAACAATCTCCTTTCTGGTCCACTGCCATATTCATTTTCCAACTTCACTTCTCTTGAAATCCTTCTACTCGGTGGAAATCAGTTCTCAGGTCCAATATCAGCTTCTCTAGGTGAACTCAGGCAAGTACTGAAGCTTGATCTTAGTAGAAATTTACTTTCTGGGATTATTCCACCAGTAATTGGAAATTGTGTCCATCTAACGTACCTTGATATGAGCCGGAATAACCTTTCAGGCTCAATTCCACCTGAGATTTCCAATGTCCATATCCTGAGTTACTTGAATGTATCGAGGAACCATTTTAGTCAAGCCATACCAAGAAGCATTGGTTCAATGAAAAGCCTTACGGTTGCTGATTTTTCTTTCAACGATTTCTCTGGGGAGCTGCCAGAATCCGGTCAATTTGCCGTCTTTAACGCTTCATCTTTTGCAGGGAATCCTCGACTTTGTGGTTCTCTCCTGAAAAATCCCTGCAATTTCTCTGCCATTACAAGGACCCCCAGAAAGGCCCCTAGGAACTTTAAGTTAATCTTCACACTAGGCCTGTTAATATGCTCTCTAATATTTGCCACTGCCGCCATAATCAAGGCCAAGCCATTCAAGAAAAATGGTACGGATTCTTGGAAGATGACAACATTCCAAAAGCTGGAATTTACAGCTGCTGACATCCTTGAATGTATTAAAGATGGAAATGTGATTGGAAGAGGAGGTGCAGGGATTGTTTATCATGGAAAAATGCCTAATGGTACAGAAATTGCAGTAAAAAAACTTCTTGGCTTTGGCACTAGTAACCATGATCACGGTTTCAGAGCAGAAATCCAGACACTTGGAAACATTAGACATAGAAACATTGTCAGGTTGCTAGTATTTTGCTCCAACAAAGAAACCAATCTCTTGGTTTATGAATACATGAGCAATGGAAGCCTTGGAGAAGTTTTACATGGGAAAAACGGTGCATTCTTGGGATGGAACTTGAGGTGCAAAATTGCAGCCGAAGCAGCAAAAGGCCTGTGCTATCTTCACCATGATTGCTCACCATTAATTGTTCATCGAGACGTAAAATCAAACAACATTTTGCTCAATTCAACCTTTGAAGCACACGTTGCTGATTTTGGATTGGCCAAGTTTTTGATCGATGGGGCTGCATCAGAGTGCATGTCAGCTATTGCAGGCTCCTATGGCTACATTGCTCCTG AATATGCATACACACTGAGAGTGGACGAGAAAAGTGATGTGTATAGTTTTGGAGTGGTACTTTTAGAGTTGATCACTGGCCGAAGGCCAGTGGGTGGATTCAGTGAAGGTGTAGATATTGTCCAATGGGTAAAAGGAGTGACAAAATGTCGAAGAGAAGTTATTGGAATTGTTGATCCAAGGCTAACAAGTGTGCCCAAAGATGAAGCAATACTCTTATTGTTCATTGCAATGCTATGTGTACAAGAAAATAGCATCGAACGTCCCACCATGCGAGAGGTGGTTCAAATGCTATCGGAGTTCCCTCGACATTCTCTCAAGTACCAATCTTCATCTTCATTCATTCAGTATCAACAGAAAAATCTTGAAGAAAATCAGAAAAGTTAG